From the genome of Pseudomonas sp. FP453:
GATTTCCACGATCTACACCCAGGCCAGCCAGTACCGCGTGGTGTTGCAGGCGCAATCCGGCGAAACCCTCGGCCCGGATGCGCTGAACCAGATCCACGTGAAAACCACCGATGGCGGCCAGGTGCGCCTGTCCAGCCTGGCCCGTGTCGAACAGCGCCAGGCGCAGTTGGCGATCGCGCATATCGGCCAGTTCCCGGCGGTGATGATGTCGTTCAACCTGGCCCCCGGCGTCGCGCTGGGCAAAGGCGTGGAGCTGATCAACCAGACCCAGAAGGACATCGGCATGCCGGTGGGCGTGCAGACCCAGTTCCAGGGCGCGGCCCAGGCGTTCGAAGCGTCGCTGTCGAGCACCTTGCTGCTGATCCTGGCGGCGGTGGTGACCATGTACATCGTGCTTGGCGTGCTCTACGAGAGCTATATCCACCCGATCACCATTCTGTCGACCTTGCCGTCGGCAGCAGTGGGCGCCTTGTTGGCGTTGCTGCTCAGCGGCAATGACCTGGGCATGATCGCGATCATCGGCATCATCTTGCTGATCGGTATCGTGAAAAAGAACGCGATCATGATGATCGACTTCGCCCTCGACGCGGAACGCAACCAGGGCCTCGACCCGCAAACGGCGATCTACCAGGCGGCGCTGTTGCGCTTCCGGCCGATCCTGATGACCACGCTGGCCGCGCTGTTTGGCGCGGTGCCATTGATGCTGGCAACCGGTTCGGGCGCGGAATTGCGCCAGCCCCTGGGTCTGGTGATGGTCGGCGGCCTGCTGGTGAGCCAGGTGCTGACCCTGTTCACCACCCCGGTGATCTACCTGTACTTCGACCGCCTCGGTCGGCGCTGGCGCAAAGAGCCGCAAAGCCTGGAGCCGGTTGAGTCATGAACCTGTCCGGACCTTTCATCCGCCGGCCGGTAGCCACCATGCTGCTGAGCCTGGCGATCATGTTGCTGGGCGGTGTGAGCTTCAACCTGCTGCCGGTATCACCGTTGCCGCAGATCGACTTTCCGGTGATCGTGGTCTCGGCGAGCTTGCCCGGCGCCAGCCCCGAGGTGATGGCGTCTACGGTGGCGACGCCGCTGGAGCGCTCGTTCGGCGCGATTGCCGGCATCACCACCATGAGCAGCAATTCCAGCCAGGGTTCGACGCGGGTGATCCTCGCGTTCGACTCCGACCGCGATATCAACGGCGCCGCGCGGGAAGTGCAGGCGGCCATCAATGCCTCGCGCAACCTGCTGCCCAGCGGTATGCGCAGCATGCCGACCTACAAGAAGATCAACCCGTCCCAGGCGCCGATCATGGTGCTGTCGCTGACCTCGGACGTGCTGCAGAAGGGCCAGCTGTACGACCTGGCCTCGACGATCCTCTCGCAAAGCCTGTCCCAGGTGCCCGGCGTGGGGGAAGTGCAGATCGGCGGCAGCTCGCTGCCAGCCGTGCGCATCGAACTCGAACCCAAGGCCCTCGACCAGTACGGCGTGGCTCTCGACGATGTGCGCAACACCATCGCCAATGCCAACCAGCGCCGGCCCAAGGGCTCCCTGGAAGACAGTGAGCGCAACTGGCAGATCCAGGCCAATGACCAGCTGGAAAAAGCCAAGGACTACGAACCGTTGCTGATCCGCTACCAGAACGGCGCGGCCCTGCGCCTGGGCGATGTGGCAAAGATCAGCGACGGCGTGGAGGACCGCTACAACAGTGGTTTCTTCAACAACGAACCGGCCGTGCTGCTGGTGATCAACCGCCAGTCCGGCGCCAACATCATCGAGACCGTCCGCCAGATCAAGGCCCAGCTGCCGGCGTTGCAGGCGGTGCTGCCGTCCAGCGTCAAGCTCAACCTGGCCATGGACCGCTCGCCCGTTATCACCGCGACCCTGCATGAAGCCGAGATGACCTTGCTGATTGCCGTCGCCCTGGTGATCCTGGTGGTGTACCTGTTCCTCGGCAATTTCCGCGCGTCGCTGATTCCGACGCTGGCGGTGCCGGTGTCGCTGGTGGGCACCTTTGCGGTGATGTACCTGTTCGGGTTCTCGCTGAACAACTTCTCGCTGATGGCGTTGATCCTCGCCACCGGCCTGGTGGTGGACGATGCCATCGTTGTGCTGGAGAACATTTCCCGGCATATCGACGACGGCGTGCCACCGATGAAAGCGGCGTACCTGGGGGCCCAGGAAGTCGGCTTCACCTTGCTGTCGATGAACGTGTCGCTGGTGGCGGTGTTCCTGTCCATCCTGTTTATGGGCGGGATCGTCACCAACCTGTTCCGTGAGTTTTCCATCACCTTGTCGGCGGCGATCATCGTCTCGCTGATCGTCTCGCTGACCCTGACCCCGATGCTCTGCGCCCGTTGGCTCAAGCCCCATGTCAAAGGCCAGATGACCGGCTTGCAGCGCTGGAGCCAGAAGGTCAACGACCGCATGGTCGCCGGCTACGCCACCAGCCTCGACTGGGTGCTGCGTCACCGGCGCCTGACCCTGCTCAGCCTGTTGATCACCGTGGGCGTGAATATCGCGCTGTACGTGGTGGTGCCCAAGACGTTCATGCCGCAGCAGGACACCGGCCAGCTGATCGGCTTTGTACGCGGCGATGACGGCCTGTCGTTCAACGTGATGCAACCGAAGATGGAGACCTTCCGCATCGCTGTGCTCAAGGACCCGGCGGTGCAGAGCGTGGCCGGCTTTATCGGTGGCAACAACGGCACCAACAACGCGGTGATGCTGGTGCGCCTCAAGCCCATCAGCGAGCGCAAGGTCTCGGCCCAGGCGGTGATCGAGCGCTTGCGCAAGAACGTCCCATTGGTGCCGGGCGGGCGCTTGTTCCTGATGGCCGACCAGGACCTGCAATTTGGTGGCAGTCGCGACCAGAGCAGCGCGCAGTATTCCTACATCCTGCAAAGCGGTGACCTGGCCGCGTTGCGCCTGTGGTACCCGAAAGTGGTCAGCGCCTTGCGCGAGCTGCCGGAACTGACCGCCATCGACGCCCGCGAAGGTCGCGGTGCGGCGCAGGTCACGCTGATTGTCGACCGCGACCAGGCCAAGCGCCTGGGCATCGACATGGCGATGGTCACGGCGGTGCTCAATAACGCCTACAGCCAGCGGCAGATTTCCACCATCTATGACAGCCTCAACCAGTATCAGGTGGTGATGGAGGTCAATCCGAAATACGCCCAGGACCCGATCACCCTGAACCAGATGCAGGTGATCACCTCCACTGGCGCGCGGGTGCCGTTGTCGACCATCGCCCATTACGAAAACAGCCTGGCGGACGACCGCGTCAGCCACGAAGGCCAGTTCGCCTCGGAGAACATTGCCTTCGACATGGCGCCCGGGGTCACGGTGGAGCAGGGCACCGCCGCCATCGAACGGGCGATTGCCAAGGTCGGCTTGCCGGAAGACGTGATCGCGAAGATGGCCGGCACCGCCGACGCCTTCGCCGCGACGCAGAAGGGCCAGCCGTTCATGATCCTGGGTGCGTTGGTGGCGGTGTACCTGGTGCTGGGCATCTTGTATGAAAGCTACATTCACCCGTTGACCATCCTCTCGACCCTGCCGTCGGCGGGTGTTGGCGCGTTGCTGTCGATCTACCTGCTGGGCGGCGAGTTCAGCCTGATCTCCCTGCTGGGCTTGTTCCTGCTGATTGGCGTGGTGAAGAAAAACGCGATCCTGATGATCGACCTCGCCCTGCAATTGGAGCGGCATGACGGCATGAGCCCGCTGGAGTCGATCCGCAGCGCCTGCCTGCTGCGCCTGCGGCCGATCCTGATGACCACCCTGGCAGCAATCCTCGGCGCGCTGCCGCTGTTGCTCGGCACCGCCGAAGGCGCGGAAATGCGCCAGCCCCTGGGCCTGACCATTATCGGCGGCCTGGTGTTCAGCCAGATCCTGACCCTTTACACCACCCCGGTGGTCTACCTCTATCTCGACCGCGCGCGCCATCGCTTCAACGCCTGGCGTGGCGTGCGTACCGATGCTGCCCTGGACACTGCGCTATGACCGATTTCCCTAAGACAAGCCAGAAACTGTTGGTGACGGTGCTGTGTAGCCTGTTGCTCAGCGCCTGCGCCATTGGCCCGGATTACAAGCGCCCGGACGTCGTTGAACCGGTGCAGTTCAAGGAAGCCCAGGGCTGGCGCCAGGCTACGCCGAGCGATGCCCTGGCACGTGGCGCGTGGTGGGAGTTGTACGGCGACCGCCAGCTCAACGACCTCGTGGTGCGCCTGAACACCTCCAACCAGACCGTGGCCCAGGCCGAGGCGCGCTTTCGCCAGGCCCAGGCCCAGGTGCGCAGCGCCCGTGGTGCATTTTTCCCCACGGTTGACCTGAGCGCCGGGAAAACCCGCGCCAGCCAGGGCACCGGCAGCAGCAACGCCAGCCTCAGCAGTTCCAGCAGCGGTATCCGCGATACCCTCAACGCGCAACTGGGGGTGAGCTGGGAGGCGGACGTCTGGGGCAAGTTGCGCCGTGGCCTGGAAGCCAACGACGCCACGGCCCAAGCCAGTTCCGCGGACTTGGCGGCGATGCGCCTGAGCCAGCAGTCGGAACTGGTGCAAAACTACCTGCAACTGCGGGTGATGGATGAGCAGACCCGCTTGCTGCAAGCCACGCTGGAGACCTACCAGCGCTCGCTGCAAATGACCGAAAACCAATACCGCGCCGGCGTC
Proteins encoded in this window:
- a CDS encoding efflux RND transporter permease subunit codes for the protein MNLSGPFIRRPVATMLLSLAIMLLGGVSFNLLPVSPLPQIDFPVIVVSASLPGASPEVMASTVATPLERSFGAIAGITTMSSNSSQGSTRVILAFDSDRDINGAAREVQAAINASRNLLPSGMRSMPTYKKINPSQAPIMVLSLTSDVLQKGQLYDLASTILSQSLSQVPGVGEVQIGGSSLPAVRIELEPKALDQYGVALDDVRNTIANANQRRPKGSLEDSERNWQIQANDQLEKAKDYEPLLIRYQNGAALRLGDVAKISDGVEDRYNSGFFNNEPAVLLVINRQSGANIIETVRQIKAQLPALQAVLPSSVKLNLAMDRSPVITATLHEAEMTLLIAVALVILVVYLFLGNFRASLIPTLAVPVSLVGTFAVMYLFGFSLNNFSLMALILATGLVVDDAIVVLENISRHIDDGVPPMKAAYLGAQEVGFTLLSMNVSLVAVFLSILFMGGIVTNLFREFSITLSAAIIVSLIVSLTLTPMLCARWLKPHVKGQMTGLQRWSQKVNDRMVAGYATSLDWVLRHRRLTLLSLLITVGVNIALYVVVPKTFMPQQDTGQLIGFVRGDDGLSFNVMQPKMETFRIAVLKDPAVQSVAGFIGGNNGTNNAVMLVRLKPISERKVSAQAVIERLRKNVPLVPGGRLFLMADQDLQFGGSRDQSSAQYSYILQSGDLAALRLWYPKVVSALRELPELTAIDAREGRGAAQVTLIVDRDQAKRLGIDMAMVTAVLNNAYSQRQISTIYDSLNQYQVVMEVNPKYAQDPITLNQMQVITSTGARVPLSTIAHYENSLADDRVSHEGQFASENIAFDMAPGVTVEQGTAAIERAIAKVGLPEDVIAKMAGTADAFAATQKGQPFMILGALVAVYLVLGILYESYIHPLTILSTLPSAGVGALLSIYLLGGEFSLISLLGLFLLIGVVKKNAILMIDLALQLERHDGMSPLESIRSACLLRLRPILMTTLAAILGALPLLLGTAEGAEMRQPLGLTIIGGLVFSQILTLYTTPVVYLYLDRARHRFNAWRGVRTDAALDTAL